One genomic region from Esox lucius isolate fEsoLuc1 chromosome 24, fEsoLuc1.pri, whole genome shotgun sequence encodes:
- the si:cabz01007807.1 gene encoding uncharacterized protein si:cabz01007807.1 isoform X1 — MYMEQMDGEGVKSEHSERFSGERRPSIMRLQGMLSRASQSPFRKSYKTLVPSTSESSDSSLNETHLQQTEVDRRQWNPFHSIPQDLSNVDGDSKKRDLEVLNEPGLATIFAPPLEFQSTQQDFNSDQQQADGNLPTIPSETYNFKNMSERLSPDLFKTTPLTQNRVDLTRRSKSVEIIEIPDLSQKREKGDDPFQAPPTTGGGPCKAQASKKDDLFQDPYTQGRDLNVTPYKNGEYVFTAPPTNGNDLFNNSSTKGRDLFTVPSSKRDDLFKSPITSEDDLFRAPLSNQMDLFHSTPSETSKLFQAMPSRLFDPVQSPSSVVISDIFQPPSKMQEMFQSSPNDIFQSAFFLTDSNQSTPLFPALPGQGADIFSGSDFEKTAELFNASLSNTKVSNLATPSDKQYNIFLTSPSGSKFDILQSTPNSQQNGSLKATSPSHKETPNDSVQLKTPNRPPKPAPRKRLPKLPSQTEAEQPAPKPAQRTFQSKNIPQDNQLDQFEDNAVYEDILLTGQERCVEDWPDDSPELKPDWKPSGKLRLRRESILVKARTDGGFEELEENGMGKDEKNKRGRKFKVSFLSRRGSKNTFSDDLKNGDSSTLRRGSKETFSESKDGEGSRFRRRSEEGFLHQDFTKKGVEVFEDEDKENYMGHGKRKSSEVKFQFPVFQQRGFKDALSAESLEKSTLCSQDGSKQEGLLGDDFPQKEAALSSWANGDEQIGMEGGEMVTGLYEKSEEEEDELDETSQLKRHKLIKMKFVPRRGLTIIRAKSSLNEPKNVRGHAPRGQSPVLLEKPPDETTGACGYTPNKETKGLLDADLVQKGTGSFSTKEMNECHQNGMEDYKPKKTFKFKVRHGNRQRSSSAGENLQASSLHQDSPRRKSADDLLEGDVPQKGADLFYVGQIEEEPNVMEHCKPKKPSIFKKPFASRRKSAPIQEMFQHENSGIITERYTPRRASHEGFLGDETPQRRSDLFSAQGKEDDYEDTAFSKPNRDRNGGMAEYPPGATCSNYYLSEAAEAEWRSAQMDEHVSEGLVDEEPEGDTDSLMEWWNTVEQWDELPSDDENTPAKEDETRSFTQLAEKVRRGLRVFNKLFMERAEVLWQYVILLNGFADDMADFHKKAKIGNITGGTTAAIGGGAAIVGLALAPFTFGASLIVTAVGVGVAAAGGITSASATISDNVNNMNERKKVEVVLEHYHAMMEELRKALRFVGEGVYRLRGHPLLRAGTQHYSGDWEVRRAVQMASLVDRPVSRATEITEGAALALRSLFKGMDKFFTKDTRELKKGFKKAAVLTIRQVAQVLHEGLVELNGIREELQDANGNS, encoded by the exons ATG TATATGGAACAAATGGACGGTGAAGGTGTGAAGAGCGAGCACTCAGAACGATTTTCTGGGGAAAGAAGACca AGTATCATGAGACTACAGGGGATGCTGAGCAGGGCCTCACAGAGTCCGTTCCGTAAATCTTACAAG ACTCTTGTCCCCTCCACCTCAGAATCCAGTGACTCCTCTTTGAATGAGACTCATCTGCAGCAG ACTGAAGTGGATAGGAGGCAGTGGAATCCATTTCACTCTATCCCTCAG GATTTGAGCAATGTTGACGGGGACTCTAAGAAGCGTGATTTAGAGGTTCTGAATGAGCCGGGTTTAGCCACCATCTTTGCACCTCCTCTTGAGTTTCAGAGCACACAACAGGACTTCAACTCTGACCAACAACAGGCTGATGGTAACCTTCCCACTATACCATCTGAGACatacaattttaaaaacatgtctGAAAGATTATCACCAGATCTTTTCAAAACAACACCCTTGACTCAGAACAGAGTCGATTTGACTCGCCGTTCAAAATCAGTGGAGATTATCGAAATTCCAGACCTATCACAGAAAAGGGAAAAGGGAGATGACCCATTCCAGGCTCCTCCTACCACTGGAGGTGGCCCATGTAAAGCTCAGGCTTCCAAGAAAGATGACCTATTCCAAGACCCTTATACCCAGGGACGTGACCTAAATGTGACTCCTTACAAAAATGGAGAGTACGTATTCACAGCTCCTCCTACAAATGGAAATGACTTATTCAACAATTCTTCCACTAAGGGACGTGACCTGTTCACTGTTCCTTCCTCCAAGAGAGATGACCTTTTCAAATCTCCTATCACCAGCGAAGATGACTTATTCCGAGCCCCATTGTCCAATCAAATGGACCTCTTCCACTCCACTCCTTCTGAAACATCCAAACTATTTCAAGCTATGCCCTCTAGGTTATTTGACCCCGTCCAAAGTCCCTCTTCTGTAGTGATTTCTGACATCTTTCAACCACCATCCAAGATGCAAGAAATGTTCCAGTCCTCACCTAATGACATTTTTCAGAGTGCCTTTTTCCTTACTGACTCCAATCAGTCCACGCCTTTATTCCCGGCGTTACCAGGGCAGGGCGCGGACATCTTCTCTGGGTCTGATTTTGAAAAGACTGCTGAACTTTTCAATGCATCGCTCTCAAACACTAAGGTTTCCAACCTGGCCACACCCTCTGATAAACAGTACAACATATTCCTGACAAGTCCCAGTGGAAGCAAATTTGACATTCTTCAGTCCACCCCAAATTCCCAGCAAAATGGTTCGCTCAAGGCAACATCCCCATCCCACAAAGAGACTCCTAATGATTCAGTCCAG CTGAAGACCCCAAACAGACCACCAAAACCCGCTCCTCGAAAAAGACTTCCCAAGTTACCAAGTCAG ACAGAGGCTGAGCAACCGGCTCCAAAACCTGCACAACGAACCTTTCAATCGAAGAACATTCCTCAG GACAACCAATTAGACCAGTTTGAAGACAATGCAGTCTATGAAGACATTCTTCTGACTGGACAG GAGAGGTGTGTCGAGGATTGGCCTGATGATAGTCCTGAGCTCAAACCTGACTGGAAACCT TCTGGCAAGCTGAGGCTTAGGAGGGAGTCCATATTG GTTAAAGCCAGAACTGATGGTGGGTTTGAAGAGCTGGAAGAGAATGGAATGGGAAAAgatgaaaaaaat aaaaGGGGGAGAAAATTCAAGGTATCCTTTCTGTCCAGAAGAGGGTCAAAA aatacattttctgatgaTTTGAAGAATGGTGACAGCAGCACACTACGTCGTGGATCGAAG GAGACATTTTCTGAATCTAAGGATGGAGAGGGCAGTCGTTTTCGTCGGCGGTCAGAG GAGGGCTTTTTGCATCAAGACTTTACAAAGAAAGGGGTAGAGGTGTTTGAAGATGAAGACAAGGAAAATTATATGGGGCATGGCAAACGG aagTCATCAGAAGTCAAATTCCAGTTTCCTGTGTTTCAGCAAAGGGGATTTAAG gaTGCATTGTCAGCTGAAAGTCTAGAAAAATCAACCCTTTGTTCTCAAGATGGATCAAag caGGAGGGCCTTCTTGGTGATGACTTTCCTCAGAAGGAAGCCGCTTTATCTTCATGGGCGAATGGGGATGAACAGATTGGGATGGAAGGTGGCGAAATG GTCACAGGCCTGTATGAGAAATCtgaagaggaagaagatgaaCTTGATGAGACGAGTCAACTT aaaagacATAAACTGATTAAAATGAAGTTTGTGCCTCGCAGAGGGTTGACCATCATCCGCGCTAAG AGTTCCCTCAATGAACCAAAGAATGTTCGTGGACATGCACCTCGCGGGCAGTCCCCTGTGCTTCTT GAGAAACCTCCTGATGAAACAACTGGTGCCTGTGGTTATACACCAAACAAGGAGACCAAG gGCTTGTTAGATGCGGACTTGGTTCAAAAGGGGACTGGTTCCTTTTCTACTAAAGAGATGAATGAATGTCATCAGAACGGGATGGAAGACTACAAACCG aaaaaaacattcaaattcaaAGTTCGACATGGAAATCGTCAAAGATCTTCA AGTGCCGGGGAGAATTTACAGGCTAGCAGTTTACATCAAGACTCACCACGAAGAAAATCTGCG GATGACCTTCTAGAAGGTGATGTGCCTCAAAAAGGAGCAGATCTCTTCTATGTTGGACAGATTGAGGAAGAACCCAATGTGATGGAGCACTGCAAGCCG AAGAAACCATCTATATTTAAGAAACCGTTTGCAAGTCGTCGGAAATCAGCCCCAATCCAG GAAATGTTTCAGCATGAAAATTCAGGGATTATAACAGAACGCTATACACCTCGGCGAGCATCCCAT GAGGGCTTTCTAGGCGATGAGACTCCTCAGAGGAGGTCAGATCTGTTCTCAGCACAAGGAAAAGAAGACGATTATGAAGATACTGCATTTAGCAAGCCG AATCGAGACAGAAATGGAGGGATGGCTGAGTACCCACCTGGCGCCACCTGTAGTAACTACTACCTCTCCGAGGCTGCCGAG GCTGAGTGGCGTTCCGCTCAGATGGACGAACACGTTTCAGAAGGTCTCGTGGACGAGGAGCCAGAAGGG GACACTGACAGCTTGATGGAGTGGTGGAACACTGTCGAAC AATGGGATGAGCTGCCGTCTGATGATGAGAACACGCCGGCGAAGGAGGATGAGACGAG GTCGTTCACTCAGCTTGCGGAGAAGGTGCGCCGGGGCCTGCGCGTCTTCAACAAGCTATTCATGGAGCGCGCCGAGGTCCTCTGGCAGTACGTCATCCTGCTCAACGGCTTCGCCGACGACATGGCCGACTTCCACAAGAAGGCCAAGATCGGCAACATCACCGGCGGTACCACCGCCGCCATCGGGGGAGGCGCGGCCATCGTGGGCCTGGCCCTCGCCCCCTTCACCTTCGGCGCCTCGCTCATCGTCACGGCAGTGGGCGTTGGCGTGGCTGCGGCCGGCGGTATCACGTCGGCCTCCGCCACCATCTCGGACAATGTGAACAACATGAATGAGAGGAAGAAGGTGGAGGTGGTTCTGGAGCATTACCACGCCATGATGGAGGAGTTAAGGAAGGCCCTGAGGTTTGTGGGCGAGGGTGTGTATAGACTCCGGGGGCATCCTCTCCTCCGAGCCGGCACCCAGCATTACTCCGGGGACTGGGAGGTCCGCCGGGCCGTTCAAATGGCCAGCCTGGTTGACAGACCTGTGTCGAGGGCCACAGAGATAACGGAAGGAGCCGCTCTGGCCCTCAGAAGCCTCTTTAAAGGAATGGATAAATTCTTCACCAAGGACACCCGTGAATTGAAGAAGGGGTTTAAAAAAGCGGCTGTGTTAACGATTCGTCAGGTGGCTCAGGTGCTGCATGAGGGCCTGGTGGAGCTGAACGGCATCAGGGAGGAGCTGCAGGATGCTAATGGGAATTCGTAA
- the si:cabz01007807.1 gene encoding uncharacterized protein si:cabz01007807.1 isoform X3, whose protein sequence is MYMEQMDGEGVKSEHSERFSGERRPSIMRLQGMLSRASQSPFRKSYKTLVPSTSESSDSSLNETHLQQTEVDRRQWNPFHSIPQDLSNVDGDSKKRDLEVLNEPGLATIFAPPLEFQSTQQDFNSDQQQADGNLPTIPSETYNFKNMSERLSPDLFKTTPLTQNRVDLTRRSKSVEIIEIPDLSQKREKGDDPFQAPPTTGGGPCKAQASKKDDLFQDPYTQGRDLNVTPYKNGEYVFTAPPTNGNDLFNNSSTKGRDLFTVPSSKRDDLFKSPITSEDDLFRAPLSNQMDLFHSTPSETSKLFQAMPSRLFDPVQSPSSVVISDIFQPPSKMQEMFQSSPNDIFQSAFFLTDSNQSTPLFPALPGQGADIFSGSDFEKTAELFNASLSNTKVSNLATPSDKQYNIFLTSPSGSKFDILQSTPNSQQNGSLKATSPSHKETPNDSVQLKTPNRPPKPAPRKRLPKLPSQTEAEQPAPKPAQRTFQSKNIPQDNQLDQFEDNAVYEDILLTGQERCVEDWPDDSPELKPDWKPSGKLRLRRESILVKARTDGGFEELEENGMGKDEKNKRGRKFKVSFLSRRGSKNTFSDDLKNGDSSTLRRGSKETFSESKDGEGSRFRRRSEEGFLHQDFTKKGVEVFEDEDKENYMGHGKRKSSEVKFQFPVFQQRGFKDALSAESLEKSTLCSQDGSKQEGLLGDDFPQKEAALSSWANGDEQIGMEGGEMVTGLYEKSEEEEDELDETSQLKRHKLIKMKFVPRRGLTIIRAKSSLNEPKNVRGHAPRGQSPVLLEKPPDETTGACGYTPNKETKGLLDADLVQKGTGSFSTKEMNECHQNGMEDYKPKKTFKFKVRHGNRQRSSSAGENLQASSLHQDSPRRKSADDLLEGDVPQKGADLFYVGQIEEEPNVMEHCKPKKPSIFKKPFASRRKSAPIQHENSGIITERYTPRRASHEGFLGDETPQRRSDLFSAQGKEDDYEDTAFSKPNRDRNGGMAEYPPGATCSNYYLSEAAEAEWRSAQMDEHVSEGLVDEEPEGDTDSLMEWWNTVEQWDELPSDDENTPAKEDETRSFTQLAEKVRRGLRVFNKLFMERAEVLWQYVILLNGFADDMADFHKKAKIGNITGGTTAAIGGGAAIVGLALAPFTFGASLIVTAVGVGVAAAGGITSASATISDNVNNMNERKKVEVVLEHYHAMMEELRKALRFVGEGVYRLRGHPLLRAGTQHYSGDWEVRRAVQMASLVDRPVSRATEITEGAALALRSLFKGMDKFFTKDTRELKKGFKKAAVLTIRQVAQVLHEGLVELNGIREELQDANGNS, encoded by the exons ATG TATATGGAACAAATGGACGGTGAAGGTGTGAAGAGCGAGCACTCAGAACGATTTTCTGGGGAAAGAAGACca AGTATCATGAGACTACAGGGGATGCTGAGCAGGGCCTCACAGAGTCCGTTCCGTAAATCTTACAAG ACTCTTGTCCCCTCCACCTCAGAATCCAGTGACTCCTCTTTGAATGAGACTCATCTGCAGCAG ACTGAAGTGGATAGGAGGCAGTGGAATCCATTTCACTCTATCCCTCAG GATTTGAGCAATGTTGACGGGGACTCTAAGAAGCGTGATTTAGAGGTTCTGAATGAGCCGGGTTTAGCCACCATCTTTGCACCTCCTCTTGAGTTTCAGAGCACACAACAGGACTTCAACTCTGACCAACAACAGGCTGATGGTAACCTTCCCACTATACCATCTGAGACatacaattttaaaaacatgtctGAAAGATTATCACCAGATCTTTTCAAAACAACACCCTTGACTCAGAACAGAGTCGATTTGACTCGCCGTTCAAAATCAGTGGAGATTATCGAAATTCCAGACCTATCACAGAAAAGGGAAAAGGGAGATGACCCATTCCAGGCTCCTCCTACCACTGGAGGTGGCCCATGTAAAGCTCAGGCTTCCAAGAAAGATGACCTATTCCAAGACCCTTATACCCAGGGACGTGACCTAAATGTGACTCCTTACAAAAATGGAGAGTACGTATTCACAGCTCCTCCTACAAATGGAAATGACTTATTCAACAATTCTTCCACTAAGGGACGTGACCTGTTCACTGTTCCTTCCTCCAAGAGAGATGACCTTTTCAAATCTCCTATCACCAGCGAAGATGACTTATTCCGAGCCCCATTGTCCAATCAAATGGACCTCTTCCACTCCACTCCTTCTGAAACATCCAAACTATTTCAAGCTATGCCCTCTAGGTTATTTGACCCCGTCCAAAGTCCCTCTTCTGTAGTGATTTCTGACATCTTTCAACCACCATCCAAGATGCAAGAAATGTTCCAGTCCTCACCTAATGACATTTTTCAGAGTGCCTTTTTCCTTACTGACTCCAATCAGTCCACGCCTTTATTCCCGGCGTTACCAGGGCAGGGCGCGGACATCTTCTCTGGGTCTGATTTTGAAAAGACTGCTGAACTTTTCAATGCATCGCTCTCAAACACTAAGGTTTCCAACCTGGCCACACCCTCTGATAAACAGTACAACATATTCCTGACAAGTCCCAGTGGAAGCAAATTTGACATTCTTCAGTCCACCCCAAATTCCCAGCAAAATGGTTCGCTCAAGGCAACATCCCCATCCCACAAAGAGACTCCTAATGATTCAGTCCAG CTGAAGACCCCAAACAGACCACCAAAACCCGCTCCTCGAAAAAGACTTCCCAAGTTACCAAGTCAG ACAGAGGCTGAGCAACCGGCTCCAAAACCTGCACAACGAACCTTTCAATCGAAGAACATTCCTCAG GACAACCAATTAGACCAGTTTGAAGACAATGCAGTCTATGAAGACATTCTTCTGACTGGACAG GAGAGGTGTGTCGAGGATTGGCCTGATGATAGTCCTGAGCTCAAACCTGACTGGAAACCT TCTGGCAAGCTGAGGCTTAGGAGGGAGTCCATATTG GTTAAAGCCAGAACTGATGGTGGGTTTGAAGAGCTGGAAGAGAATGGAATGGGAAAAgatgaaaaaaat aaaaGGGGGAGAAAATTCAAGGTATCCTTTCTGTCCAGAAGAGGGTCAAAA aatacattttctgatgaTTTGAAGAATGGTGACAGCAGCACACTACGTCGTGGATCGAAG GAGACATTTTCTGAATCTAAGGATGGAGAGGGCAGTCGTTTTCGTCGGCGGTCAGAG GAGGGCTTTTTGCATCAAGACTTTACAAAGAAAGGGGTAGAGGTGTTTGAAGATGAAGACAAGGAAAATTATATGGGGCATGGCAAACGG aagTCATCAGAAGTCAAATTCCAGTTTCCTGTGTTTCAGCAAAGGGGATTTAAG gaTGCATTGTCAGCTGAAAGTCTAGAAAAATCAACCCTTTGTTCTCAAGATGGATCAAag caGGAGGGCCTTCTTGGTGATGACTTTCCTCAGAAGGAAGCCGCTTTATCTTCATGGGCGAATGGGGATGAACAGATTGGGATGGAAGGTGGCGAAATG GTCACAGGCCTGTATGAGAAATCtgaagaggaagaagatgaaCTTGATGAGACGAGTCAACTT aaaagacATAAACTGATTAAAATGAAGTTTGTGCCTCGCAGAGGGTTGACCATCATCCGCGCTAAG AGTTCCCTCAATGAACCAAAGAATGTTCGTGGACATGCACCTCGCGGGCAGTCCCCTGTGCTTCTT GAGAAACCTCCTGATGAAACAACTGGTGCCTGTGGTTATACACCAAACAAGGAGACCAAG gGCTTGTTAGATGCGGACTTGGTTCAAAAGGGGACTGGTTCCTTTTCTACTAAAGAGATGAATGAATGTCATCAGAACGGGATGGAAGACTACAAACCG aaaaaaacattcaaattcaaAGTTCGACATGGAAATCGTCAAAGATCTTCA AGTGCCGGGGAGAATTTACAGGCTAGCAGTTTACATCAAGACTCACCACGAAGAAAATCTGCG GATGACCTTCTAGAAGGTGATGTGCCTCAAAAAGGAGCAGATCTCTTCTATGTTGGACAGATTGAGGAAGAACCCAATGTGATGGAGCACTGCAAGCCG AAGAAACCATCTATATTTAAGAAACCGTTTGCAAGTCGTCGGAAATCAGCCCCAATCCAG CATGAAAATTCAGGGATTATAACAGAACGCTATACACCTCGGCGAGCATCCCAT GAGGGCTTTCTAGGCGATGAGACTCCTCAGAGGAGGTCAGATCTGTTCTCAGCACAAGGAAAAGAAGACGATTATGAAGATACTGCATTTAGCAAGCCG AATCGAGACAGAAATGGAGGGATGGCTGAGTACCCACCTGGCGCCACCTGTAGTAACTACTACCTCTCCGAGGCTGCCGAG GCTGAGTGGCGTTCCGCTCAGATGGACGAACACGTTTCAGAAGGTCTCGTGGACGAGGAGCCAGAAGGG GACACTGACAGCTTGATGGAGTGGTGGAACACTGTCGAAC AATGGGATGAGCTGCCGTCTGATGATGAGAACACGCCGGCGAAGGAGGATGAGACGAG GTCGTTCACTCAGCTTGCGGAGAAGGTGCGCCGGGGCCTGCGCGTCTTCAACAAGCTATTCATGGAGCGCGCCGAGGTCCTCTGGCAGTACGTCATCCTGCTCAACGGCTTCGCCGACGACATGGCCGACTTCCACAAGAAGGCCAAGATCGGCAACATCACCGGCGGTACCACCGCCGCCATCGGGGGAGGCGCGGCCATCGTGGGCCTGGCCCTCGCCCCCTTCACCTTCGGCGCCTCGCTCATCGTCACGGCAGTGGGCGTTGGCGTGGCTGCGGCCGGCGGTATCACGTCGGCCTCCGCCACCATCTCGGACAATGTGAACAACATGAATGAGAGGAAGAAGGTGGAGGTGGTTCTGGAGCATTACCACGCCATGATGGAGGAGTTAAGGAAGGCCCTGAGGTTTGTGGGCGAGGGTGTGTATAGACTCCGGGGGCATCCTCTCCTCCGAGCCGGCACCCAGCATTACTCCGGGGACTGGGAGGTCCGCCGGGCCGTTCAAATGGCCAGCCTGGTTGACAGACCTGTGTCGAGGGCCACAGAGATAACGGAAGGAGCCGCTCTGGCCCTCAGAAGCCTCTTTAAAGGAATGGATAAATTCTTCACCAAGGACACCCGTGAATTGAAGAAGGGGTTTAAAAAAGCGGCTGTGTTAACGATTCGTCAGGTGGCTCAGGTGCTGCATGAGGGCCTGGTGGAGCTGAACGGCATCAGGGAGGAGCTGCAGGATGCTAATGGGAATTCGTAA